The genomic DNA GTCGCCTCCACGGCCCGCTTTGACGAAGATCCGAACTTCATCGACAAACATGAGGGCCGTCCATTACGAAATGATCCCATCTAGAAGCGAGACAGTATACCCCACTTCGCGCGAGAGCTGCGCGCGTTTCCCCGCTGTTTAGGAAACAGACTCTGTTAACAGAATGATGAGAACGTGGCTTACGAACTTGCAGGGGCAGGATAAACGCTCACTCTTTGGCGTGCGCGACCACCTTCAAACTTCACGACCCCTTGAATGAGGGCGAAGAGAGTATGATCCTTGCCCAGTCCCACGTTGAAGCCGGGAAAGAATTTCGTCCCACGTTGACGGACGATGATTGCCCCAGCCTTGACAGTTTCACCGCCATAGGCTTTGACTCCGAGATATTGAGGATTGCTGTCTCGCCCGTTTCGTGATGATCCGCCACCTTTATTTGTTGCCATGACATGTCCTCGCTAGGCTGTTTCGATGCCGGTAACGCGCAGTCGTGTAAATCCCTGCCGATGCCCACGGGTCCGGCGATAGTTCTTCCGCCGGTGCTTTTTAAAAACCGTGATCGACCTGGTCCGACCCTGGCGAATAATCTCAGCGGTAACCTTTGCACCAGTGACCAACGGTTGACCTATAACAACACCCTTGTCGCCATGGATGAGCCGCACGTGCTTCAATTCGATCGTTCCCCCGACGTCACCGGGGAGGCTCTCTACCTGCACCTGTGCTCCCGGCTCAACTCGATACTGTTTTCCGCCTGTCTCAATGATCGCGTACATGCTTTTTGCGCCTCCTCACGAAAAAACCTATATATCATAGGGACTTGAAGTATGTCAACGCAGCAGCCGCATCCCCGATCAGCTGGTCAGTCTCACGTAAGCAATTCTGAACCCCTACCAAAGGGCTAACCTGTTTGTGGGCTGTCGAAGCACGGTGTATCTGGGTATAGTCCAACTCGGTACGTCAAGATGCCGGGGGTATGGTCTGATGAATGAAATGACCAAACCGTATCAGCAGAAGAAAGTAACACAATTTATCTTAAGACCTTTCCGTCGAATTCCTACGTGGTGTGTCGTTCATTACCTTGGCGGTGAATTCATCGGAAAGGGCATCATGACGAACTTGTCTCAATCCGGTATGCGTGTCCAAGGGGACCATACGGTGACGCCCGGCATGCAGATCGCGATTCGGTTGATCTTTGCCGAGAACGGAAGTTCCCTTCAGATCGAGCGGGCTACGGTTCGGTGGGTAAACGGGTATGACTTCGGTCTCGAATTCGAACGCATCGCTCCAATGGCCTCGAAGCAAATCGCTCACGTCATCCGCACGAATGGTCGGTCGATTCACGCTCCTTTTTATTCTGTTTGATAACGCCTGGACTCAATGTCGCGCTGTGTCTACCGGTTTGCTTGACGCTTCTTCCGGCCCGCTGCTATAGTCCGCTCACGTACTCCCACATTTTTTTGTCACGATCTTAATGCTCGAACCAAGTGCCAAAATATGGATGGATGGTCGGTTCGTGAATTGGGCGGATGCCAACGTCCACGTGCTGACCCATTCGCTTCATTACGGCCTTGCTGCGTTCGAAGGGTTGCGGTGCTACAAGGGGAAAACCGGGTCAGCGATCTTCAAACTCCGCGAACATGTCGATCGGCTGTTCGAGTCTGCGCACATCGGCATGATGCAGATTCCCTACGACAGGAAGCAGGTGGCGGATGCGATCGTCGAGACTGTCCGTGTGAACCACTTGGACGCCTGCTACATTCGTCCTCT from Nitrospiraceae bacterium includes the following:
- the rpmA gene encoding 50S ribosomal protein L27 — encoded protein: MATNKGGGSSRNGRDSNPQYLGVKAYGGETVKAGAIIVRQRGTKFFPGFNVGLGKDHTLFALIQGVVKFEGGRARQRVSVYPAPASS
- the rplU gene encoding 50S ribosomal protein L21, which gives rise to MYAIIETGGKQYRVEPGAQVQVESLPGDVGGTIELKHVRLIHGDKGVVIGQPLVTGAKVTAEIIRQGRTRSITVFKKHRRKNYRRTRGHRQGFTRLRVTGIETA
- a CDS encoding PilZ domain-containing protein — encoded protein: MTKPYQQKKVTQFILRPFRRIPTWCVVHYLGGEFIGKGIMTNLSQSGMRVQGDHTVTPGMQIAIRLIFAENGSSLQIERATVRWVNGYDFGLEFERIAPMASKQIAHVIRTNGRSIHAPFYSV